A single Cottoperca gobio chromosome 5, fCotGob3.1, whole genome shotgun sequence DNA region contains:
- the fezf2 gene encoding fez family zinc finger protein 2, with product MASSASLETVMSCGRTGPSPATKTLAFSIDRIMSKSSEPKGSAEERSEGKKLLGLCSPIPCMIPLQPFSYDLQAKALMNYSELWRASFRGTFCGSAAVPCKGNCGMCGMCGKAEPGLKQPLLTSGSRVVKPQVIHQAVAVPSGGSLYYLNYLDSAYQQSELLAGHWFSNPQAQASLTAHHRLLLLENAKLAGVGTDKLPTPQYPHKEHLPGQLDQLVKENHGLSTEKNGVKTHSKLSSSGSSAADGKPKNFTCEVCGKVFNAHYNLTRHMPVHTGARPFVCKVCGKGFRQASTLCRHKIIHTQEKPHKCNQCGKAFNRSSTLNTHVRIHAGYKPFVCEFCGKGFHQKGNYKNHKLTHSGEKQYKCSICNKAFHQVYNLTFHMHTHNDKKPFTCATCGKGFCRNFDLKKHIRKLHDSVFTAATEASRELQS from the exons aTGGCAAGTTCTGCTTCCTTGGAGACGGTGATGTCCTGCGGTAGGACCGGACCGTCTCCGGCTACCAAGACCCTTGCCTTCTCCATAGACCGGATCATGTCCAAGAGCTCGGAGCCGAAGGGGAGCGCGGAGGAGCGGTCAGAGGGGAAGAAGCTGCTGGGGCTCTGTTCCCCGATCCCCTGCATGATCCCGCTGCAGCCCTTCAGTTACGACCTCCAAGCCAAGGCGCTGATGAACTACTCGGAGCTGTGGAGAGCTAGTTTCAGGGGAACTTTTTGCGGTTCCGCAGCCGTTCCGTGCAAAGGGAACTGCGGCATGTGCGGCATGTGCGGCAAAGCGGAGCCGGGCTTGAAGCAACCGCTGCTGACGTCTGGTAGCAGGGTGGTGAAACCGCAGGTCATCCACCAGGCCGTGGCCGTGCCCAGCGGCGGCTCGCTTTACTACCTAAATTACCTGGATTCTGCGTACCAGCAGTCGGAGCTGTTGGCCGGACACTGGTTCTCCAACCCACAGGCCCAGGCCTCTCTGACAGCGCACCACAGACTTTTGCTGCTGGAGAACGCCAAACTTGCCGGGGTGGGGACCGACAAGCTGCCCACACCTCAATACCCCCACAAAGAACATCTGCCGGGGCAGCTGGACCAACTAGTGAAGGAGAACCACGGCCTGAGCACAGAGAAGAACGGCGTCAAGACGCACAGCAAActcagcagcagcggcagcagcgcTGCAGACGGAAAACCCAAAAACTTCACATGTGAAGTGTGTGGAAAG GTTTTTAACGCACATTACAATCTGACCCGACACATGCCGGTGCACACCGGGGCCCGGCCCTTCGTGTGTAAAGTCTGCGGCAAAGGATTCCGGCAGGCCAGTACGCTGTGCAGACACAAGATTATCCACACACAG GAAAAGCCTCATAAATGCAACCAGTGTGGGAAGGCGTTCAACAGAAGTTCgacactaaacacacacgtACGGATCCACGCCGGGTACAAACCTTTCGTCTGTGAGTTCTGCGGGAAAGGTTTCCACCAAAAAG GAAACTACAAGAACCACAAGCTGACTCACAGTGGGGAGAAGCAGTACAAGTGCTCCATCTGCAACAAGGCCTTCCACCAGGTCTACAACCTGACCTtccacatgcacacgcacaacGACAAGAAGCCCTTCACCTGCGCCACCTGCGGCAAGGGCTTCTGTCGCAACTTTGACCTGAAGAAACACATCAGAAAGCTGCACGACAGCGTCTTCACCGCTGCCACAGAGGCCTccagagagctgcagagctga
- the cep15 gene encoding centrosomal protein 15 isoform X1, whose protein sequence is MSASVSDETELIEKHEEIIGRRAELLEQMESRREQLKIQRRQQAKESEAARHRNSTLLQDLQKIEDRLRGRPLPRPALLAMETQYWASVEESIPAWEHFLLGKGPHPTHGLGHLPRRGQQKAGTAKHQGLPPRPKPRTAR, encoded by the exons ATGTCTGCTTCTGTATCCGATGAAACGGAATTAATTGAGAAACACGAGGAAAT TATAGGAAGGAGAGCAGAGCTGCTGGAGCAGATGGAGAGTCGCAGAGAGCAGCTGAAGATCCAGAGGAGGCAGCAGGCCAAGGAGTCTGAGGCTGCTCGCCACAGAAACAGCACACTGCTGCAG GATTTACAGAAGATAGAGGATCGTCTCAGAGGCAGACCGCTGCCACGCCCAGCTCTCCTGGCTATGGAG ACACAGTATTGGGCTTCTGTGGAAGAGTCTATCCCAGCCTGGGAGCACTTCCTCCTGGGGAAAGGCCCACACCCTACTCATGGTCTAGGACATCTACCCAGGAGAGGCCAACAGAAAGCTGGCACTGCTAAACACCAGGGCCTGCCTCCTCGGCCCAAACCCAGGACTGCTAGATAG
- the cep15 gene encoding centrosomal protein 15 isoform X3, with amino-acid sequence MESRREQLKIQRRQQAKESEAARHRNSTLLQDLQKIEDRLRGRPLPRPALLAMETQYWASVEESIPAWEHFLLGKGPHPTHGLGHLPRRGQQKAGTAKHQGLPPRPKPRTAR; translated from the exons ATGGAGAGTCGCAGAGAGCAGCTGAAGATCCAGAGGAGGCAGCAGGCCAAGGAGTCTGAGGCTGCTCGCCACAGAAACAGCACACTGCTGCAG GATTTACAGAAGATAGAGGATCGTCTCAGAGGCAGACCGCTGCCACGCCCAGCTCTCCTGGCTATGGAG ACACAGTATTGGGCTTCTGTGGAAGAGTCTATCCCAGCCTGGGAGCACTTCCTCCTGGGGAAAGGCCCACACCCTACTCATGGTCTAGGACATCTACCCAGGAGAGGCCAACAGAAAGCTGGCACTGCTAAACACCAGGGCCTGCCTCCTCGGCCCAAACCCAGGACTGCTAGATAG
- the cep15 gene encoding centrosomal protein 15 isoform X2, with protein MSASVSDETELIEKHEEIIGRRAELLEQMESRREQLKIQRRQQAKESEAARHRNSTLLQTQYWASVEESIPAWEHFLLGKGPHPTHGLGHLPRRGQQKAGTAKHQGLPPRPKPRTAR; from the exons ATGTCTGCTTCTGTATCCGATGAAACGGAATTAATTGAGAAACACGAGGAAAT TATAGGAAGGAGAGCAGAGCTGCTGGAGCAGATGGAGAGTCGCAGAGAGCAGCTGAAGATCCAGAGGAGGCAGCAGGCCAAGGAGTCTGAGGCTGCTCGCCACAGAAACAGCACACTGCTGCAG ACACAGTATTGGGCTTCTGTGGAAGAGTCTATCCCAGCCTGGGAGCACTTCCTCCTGGGGAAAGGCCCACACCCTACTCATGGTCTAGGACATCTACCCAGGAGAGGCCAACAGAAAGCTGGCACTGCTAAACACCAGGGCCTGCCTCCTCGGCCCAAACCCAGGACTGCTAGATAG